The following proteins come from a genomic window of Synechococcus sp. BIOS-E4-1:
- a CDS encoding ferredoxin: protein MIDPAAAAYLAESFDQDERTGFEPVLGGALQSKAVWVDEAACIGCRYCAHVATNTFVIEPHLGRSRAIRQDGDPSDCIQEAIETCPVDCIHWVAFNDLPGLKRQLDAQELLPMGVPSPARPLRQLPRNTHHG, encoded by the coding sequence GTGATTGATCCAGCAGCTGCCGCCTATCTTGCAGAGTCCTTTGATCAGGATGAGCGAACAGGTTTTGAGCCTGTCCTGGGTGGTGCGCTCCAGTCAAAGGCGGTCTGGGTTGATGAGGCGGCCTGCATCGGTTGCCGCTACTGCGCTCACGTGGCCACGAATACCTTCGTGATTGAGCCACATCTCGGTCGTTCCCGGGCAATTCGACAGGATGGTGACCCATCTGACTGCATCCAGGAAGCGATCGAGACCTGTCCTGTGGACTGCATCCACTGGGTTGCTTTCAATGATCTTCCAGGGCTGAAGCGTCAGCTGGATGCCCAGGAACTTCTGCCGATGGGAGTCCCCTCGCCGGCTCGACCACTTCGTCAGCTCCCTCGCAACACCCATCACGGCTGA
- a CDS encoding aldo/keto reductase has product MPVLSLGGMRFQQSWSDLDADAITTQSQRLLQSTLQRAVQTGFHHVETARHYGSSERQLGWALPDSPDPSRILQTKVPPQSDPKLFEADLELSFTRLDVDRVDLLSIHGINLHSHLDQTIRPGGCLDVVRRWQAEGRIGHVGFSTHGDTALIVDAIETGVFDYVNLHWYFIRQDNEPAIAAASLQDMGVFIISPTDKGGHLHTPGPRLLELTDPLHPIVFNDLFCLRDPRVHTLSVGAACPQDLDLHLEAVSLLDQAMELVAPIESRLRMAECDALGASWLTSWRKGLPEWQNTPGEINLPILLWLHNLLEAWDLDGFVKARYGLLGRAGHWFPGANADELDASVSEELLLSVLNDSPWRDRIPSLLRSLRERAGGSAQERLSAS; this is encoded by the coding sequence ATGCCAGTGCTGTCACTGGGTGGCATGCGCTTTCAGCAGAGCTGGAGTGATCTTGATGCCGATGCGATCACCACTCAATCCCAGCGGTTGTTGCAGAGCACCCTCCAACGAGCGGTGCAGACGGGCTTCCATCATGTGGAAACCGCACGCCACTACGGCAGTTCAGAACGACAGCTTGGCTGGGCTCTGCCGGATTCTCCCGATCCCTCGCGAATCCTGCAGACCAAGGTGCCACCCCAGTCAGATCCGAAACTTTTCGAAGCCGATCTCGAACTGTCCTTCACCCGTCTTGACGTGGATCGTGTCGATCTGCTCTCGATTCACGGCATTAATCTTCATTCCCATCTCGATCAGACGATCCGACCCGGCGGCTGCCTTGATGTGGTGCGTCGCTGGCAGGCCGAAGGCAGGATCGGTCATGTGGGATTTTCCACTCATGGAGACACCGCGTTAATCGTCGATGCCATCGAAACGGGTGTTTTCGATTACGTGAACCTGCACTGGTACTTCATCCGTCAGGACAACGAACCGGCAATCGCAGCAGCCAGTCTTCAGGACATGGGTGTGTTCATCATCAGCCCCACTGATAAAGGAGGGCATCTGCACACCCCCGGCCCACGACTGCTGGAGCTCACGGATCCCCTGCATCCGATTGTTTTCAATGACCTCTTCTGTCTCCGTGATCCGCGGGTTCACACGTTGAGCGTCGGGGCGGCCTGTCCTCAAGACCTTGATCTGCACCTTGAGGCGGTATCCCTGCTGGATCAGGCCATGGAGTTGGTGGCGCCGATCGAATCCCGTCTTCGCATGGCGGAATGTGATGCCCTTGGTGCGTCATGGCTGACAAGCTGGAGAAAGGGATTACCGGAATGGCAGAACACGCCAGGTGAGATCAACCTGCCGATATTGCTTTGGCTTCATAACCTGCTGGAGGCATGGGATCTGGATGGCTTTGTCAAGGCCCGTTACGGCCTGCTTGGTCGTGCTGGTCATTGGTTCCCGGGAGCCAATGCCGATGAGCTGGATGCCAGCGTGAGTGAGGAGCTGCTGTTGTCGGTTCTGAATGACAGTCCATGGAGAGACCGCATCCCCAGCCTGCTGCGCAGCCTGCGTGAGCGGGCTGGTGGCTCCGCTCAGGAGCGGCTGTCCGCGTCTTGA
- the rsmG gene encoding 16S rRNA (guanine(527)-N(7))-methyltransferase RsmG, translating into MPDTSPFANPGAELWSLLGWSPDAGQLRQLIQLQQLLQDWNSRVNLTRLVQGEDFWIAQVLDSLWPLLPELMSPDIPRRCIDVGTGGGFPGLAVAIALPGAELTLVDSVGRKTAAVAAMAQSLGLGDRVLVRTERVERTGQDQSCRGTFDLAMARAVGAAPVVAEYLVPLLHRSGEALLYRGRWNDADEIELQSALKLLKARSLKLQRMELPSDRGGRTLIRIGPEAETPRAYPRATGLPSKMPLGVQDADSRS; encoded by the coding sequence ATGCCGGATACATCGCCGTTTGCCAATCCGGGAGCCGAGCTCTGGTCGTTGCTCGGATGGAGCCCTGATGCCGGACAGCTGAGGCAGTTGATTCAACTGCAACAGTTGCTTCAAGACTGGAACAGCCGCGTCAATCTCACCCGGCTGGTGCAGGGGGAAGATTTCTGGATCGCTCAGGTTCTCGACAGCCTCTGGCCTCTGTTGCCTGAGCTGATGAGCCCAGACATTCCACGCCGCTGCATTGATGTCGGCACAGGTGGAGGCTTCCCCGGGCTGGCTGTGGCCATTGCTCTTCCAGGCGCTGAGCTGACCCTGGTGGATTCAGTGGGACGCAAAACTGCTGCCGTAGCTGCAATGGCACAGTCGCTGGGCCTGGGCGATCGGGTGTTGGTCCGCACTGAACGGGTGGAACGCACTGGTCAGGATCAGAGCTGTCGAGGAACTTTTGATCTTGCGATGGCCCGCGCCGTCGGCGCAGCTCCTGTGGTGGCGGAATACCTGGTGCCGTTGTTGCACAGGAGCGGAGAGGCCTTGCTTTACCGCGGGCGCTGGAACGATGCGGATGAGATTGAGCTCCAATCGGCACTGAAACTTCTGAAAGCTCGCTCCCTGAAGTTGCAACGCATGGAACTTCCATCCGACAGAGGAGGTCGGACCCTGATCAGGATTGGACCCGAAGCTGAAACACCCAGGGCCTATCCGCGCGCCACAGGCCTGCCCAGCAAAATGCCGCTGGGGGTTCAAGACGCGGACAGCCGCTCCTGA
- a CDS encoding J domain-containing protein, with amino-acid sequence MALKPKVLLNAMAPQAQNITYYERLGVSRSADADSLRQAFRRLSKAVHPDTTHLPAQDAARQFRLLREAYEQLADPRRRRVYDAALRESEAIQQTVIPSLPVPHAIGQRRPLSGGEWLSLLLLLGSLLLCLLLGVGVALSRGLELQVQPSWLVEEQTQLTGAQPGDSDGITPLSGHAAQSAFPAGT; translated from the coding sequence ATGGCGCTGAAGCCCAAGGTGCTGCTGAACGCAATGGCCCCTCAGGCTCAGAACATAACCTATTACGAGCGTCTGGGTGTCTCTCGCAGTGCTGATGCTGATTCTTTGCGTCAGGCCTTCCGCCGCCTGAGCAAGGCGGTGCATCCAGACACGACCCATTTGCCTGCACAGGATGCGGCTCGCCAGTTCAGGCTTCTGCGAGAAGCCTATGAGCAGCTCGCTGATCCACGCCGCCGCCGCGTCTACGACGCGGCTCTGCGGGAGAGCGAAGCAATACAGCAGACCGTGATTCCATCTCTGCCGGTGCCGCATGCGATCGGTCAGCGTCGTCCCCTCTCCGGTGGTGAGTGGCTGTCGCTGCTGCTGCTGCTGGGATCACTGCTGCTTTGTCTGCTGCTTGGGGTGGGTGTGGCCTTGAGCCGAGGACTTGAACTTCAGGTGCAGCCGAGTTGGCTTGTGGAGGAGCAGACTCAGCTGACTGGTGCGCAGCCCGGAGATTCCGATGGCATCACTCCCCTCAGCGGACACGCCGCTCAATCAGCATTCCCTGCGGGCACTTGA
- a CDS encoding DUF3143 domain-containing protein has protein sequence MASLPSADTPLNQHSLRALEQWLQALGATRSDQDPCDWIWEQPSWSAVVRLDQQDLGVTWTSERPPRSCSYPYGLTRADVETAIRLGP, from the coding sequence ATGGCATCACTCCCCTCAGCGGACACGCCGCTCAATCAGCATTCCCTGCGGGCACTTGAGCAGTGGTTGCAGGCGCTGGGTGCCACCCGCAGTGATCAGGACCCCTGCGACTGGATCTGGGAGCAGCCTTCCTGGAGTGCTGTGGTGCGACTCGATCAGCAGGATCTCGGTGTGACCTGGACTTCGGAGCGCCCCCCCCGCTCTTGTTCCTACCCCTATGGCCTCACCCGAGCGGATGTGGAAACCGCAATTCGTCTCGGCCCCTGA